The genomic segment ACTTGCTTGGCAGCTACACGTTCCCGGGAATCAGCAGCGGCGAGACCAGCCAGCTGGTCGCCTGATTTATCTTCATTAGCCTTCGCGAAAACTTCTTTCAAATCGCGAAATTGATAGGTCTGTCCAAGCACAGTCGTTTTCGTGTTCATCACGTCCACCCCTTCTTACGTTACGGCCTCTCATCAAACGCGAGTGTTTTGACGACGACGGGAATGATCGTTCCCGAGATCGGCTCACCGAGATCGATGTAATCGCCGTATTCCACACGCACCTGATCGATGCAAATGATTTCCGGTGCCCCTTTGCAACGCAGCGCCAAGGCCTGCCCAAGCGCTTTGGCCATATCTGTTTCACAGATGACGACCATGGTCTGGCTCTCAGGGAAAGTTGCCCGGTATTGCTCCGACAGCTCCTGGGACAGCGTCTGCAGCAGAGCGTACGAGCAGTACCCGATGCCGGAGATCGCGAGTGCGAAAGGAATCCCTGTCGTTTTTTCAAACAGGCGCTCACCCAGTTGGTAGATCGAAGCCACTTCCTGTCGCAGTCGTGTGGCATCTGCCAATTGTTCTTCGGTAAGCTCCAGCTTGAGAATCGGAATATTTTTGATCGGCAACAGCTCCGGCTTGATATGCACGGTTGAACCACTAATCTCCGTGCTCTGCATCCCCGCGCCAATTACTGTTGCCCGTACCGTTTGATCCGGGTCTAGCCACTGTACCGGATACGTCCCTTTTTCGCGCTCCTGCTGGAGTACATATCCGAGCAGTGGTCCAAAATCGCCATATCGGCTCGCATCCGAAATATCTTTGACGGGAGGTCCGCTCATAAGCAGACCCACACCGCCTGAGACAGTCAATTCATCAACAGGGATGGAATCGCGCAAATGCTGTCCCACTACGAGCAAGCCTGATACTTGGCGCTCTTTGCCCGTCAAATAATCGAGCATACTGCGTCCCAGCTGTTCGGCAACCTCTGTGAGCTGCGCGAATCCGATTTCCTGTCCGACTTGAATACGCAGTCCTTTTGCCGTCAGCCATTGTTGAATGTTCGGCGACACGTATTGAACGACACCTTGCGGACTGAGACGGATCAGTCTTCCTCCGACGTGGAACGT from the Brevibacillus brevis genome contains:
- a CDS encoding ethanolamine ammonia-lyase reactivating factor EutA, with the protein product MDEQWIQSVGIDVGTSTTKMIVSRLRLGRMSSTFSLPRYQIVERQLLYASEVHSTPLIGFDEIDADGIGAILAAEYDKAQISLSQIKSGAVIITGETASKKNAQHIVHLLAERSGDFVVATAGADLEGVLAGKGAGAEKRSQAMQGVIVNVDIGGGTANAAYFQRGRAIATVTFHVGGRLIRLSPQGVVQYVSPNIQQWLTAKGLRIQVGQEIGFAQLTEVAEQLGRSMLDYLTGKERQVSGLLVVGQHLRDSIPVDELTVSGGVGLLMSGPPVKDISDASRYGDFGPLLGYVLQQEREKGTYPVQWLDPDQTVRATVIGAGMQSTEISGSTVHIKPELLPIKNIPILKLELTEEQLADATRLRQEVASIYQLGERLFEKTTGIPFALAISGIGYCSYALLQTLSQELSEQYRATFPESQTMVVICETDMAKALGQALALRCKGAPEIICIDQVRVEYGDYIDLGEPISGTIIPVVVKTLAFDERP